The region GCAATTTTATTAAATGCTCAATTTAGGGTTAAATCTATGAGGGGTCTATGACGTGAggataaaacatttttaaatgaaCAAATAAGAGCCAAACTTTTTTGAATGTGTTTAAATAGTTCATGCACTTCATCTAGTTTGCAGCATAAAATTAATGTTGTCATGTTTAGAATATAACACATGTCAGTTAAGTCAGATATACAacatttgaaaaaattttatttgagtaCTCTTGAAAATATTTAGCccttatttgatattttaaaagattatatcCTTTATGCATCAGAACTCTTTATACTACAAGGTTTTCCAAGCCAAGtacttttgttttggtaatatCTTTGAGGCCAAGGTGATTGAGGCTTTTTCCTCAAGTTATTTTTACAGATGAGGTGCCTCCTCTCAAGATTTTATGATCATTAGATGATTATGGATCGACATCTTAGGATATAGGCACGATGTGCTTTTTATTTAATGGAGACTTGATATATTATAAGCTCTTTTACTTTTTGATAATTCAATTCACACCATTTAACTAGATGACTGCCTTGTGTGgatatttttattgtaattatcttaatataatctatgataagaatatttaataatttttatcctaaaaaaagtcttatttaaccttatttaattattttgaaaaattttatcctACATCAACATTTCTCCCGGGAactttcattttaattttcaatcCACAAGGGAATAAAGAACCgaagctttttatttatttattttattacaattaccACTCCAAACGGTTACCCGACCCGGTCTAACATTTGATCGCATCAGATACTTCATATcgctaaaaccctaaaccctgcCTGCTGTTCTGAGGTTCTCAAAAGTCTTTCAATTCTCCATCTCCTTCAAAAAGTTTTCTTCCCAATGGCTTCAATTTGCAACAGATTCATCAGTAGATCATCACCCTTCATCAAATCAGCTGTTAGATCTAACGGTCCAAAATCCTCTTTTTCCAGATCCGCCGCCGCTCCCTCCATTTCCTCACCTCTCCCCTCCCCTTCCATATCTCCTCTTCGCCGTTTCTCCTCCAGGTACAGcagtttttttttgcttttggttttctaaattttatttctctgttttcCTCACTTATTTTTTCGTTTTATAAATAGAGCATTACCAGCTCTCTATTACTTAAAGTTCAACTATTGTTCTTTTTATGATGGCAGGTGTCCATCGGAGCTGGGATCTGTGCAGTCACTGTTGCCGCTACACAGCGCAGTGGCAGTGGCGAGGATGACTTCATGCCTGAGCACAACATCGAGGAGTTGCCGGGCTCTTTCTCAGGGTACACTCTGCTGCACCTATCCCGGCCTCTAGTACTGTTTTATCTGTTTTCTATAGTGagtagcttttttttttcttcttttttttgcttCTCCTACTATTAATATGATATTATATATCTGCtattatttcatcttttttaGTTTTGGTATTGAATTTGctgtttaaattgaataattcTTTTTTCCTAGTTCAATTGTTTCAGGTATTAAGATGTTAACATAagaattctgtttttttttctttagcctCGTAAATGCTGTGTGTGTTATAATTGTGGTTGAACGCTTTAAGGTTAATAGCAAGATCATATTGATCAAACAGAGCAATTTCTAACTAACACTAACTCAAATTAATGTATTTGATCAatgccatttttatttttgaattcttCATATTTCATACTTTTTGACAACGCTTTCCTTCATCCCTGTAGAAGTAAGAAGCGAGTAGCAATTCTCTATTTCTCTGTCTTTGAGCTGAGTATTTGCAGTAGACTGTAGACCATGCACTTATCAAAAACCAAGGAATATTATGATTTTTCTAGAAAGTGAGTTATGGGAAAGATGCATAAACTTGTATCTTCATAGCTGTTCATCGAGTTAGCCAGTTAGGCGTAGAGGTAGCTTTTCTTCTAGGGTATTTGACAAATACTCACCCTGAAATGGATAGGCAATTCATGTACCCTTATAAACATGTTTTTATCAAATTCAGGCTTATTAGTAAAAAAGAAGACTGCAAAGATTATATGGATATATTTTTAAGATGCAAGATTTCATGAATTGAATGATCTGGTCCCAGCTTATATCTTGGATGCTACTTGGATATCATATCACAAATGCTTTCTATCTCTGATCCTTATAGTAGTTGGTTGAGGTTAAAGGTGGCAGTTCCTATTGTAGATAACATAGCTAATTAGAagtaaatttcaaaacttttgtTGCTTAAAACTTGTGGAGGCTATCAGATCGTTGAACTTGCCTTATCTGAGCAAAACAAAATAGGGTCTATGAAATGGGGCTGGCACTTTCATAATGTATCTTAAAGATATCTGACCTGAATATTTGGTTCCTGCAGGCACATAAGTTCAATAAGAGAAATAAAGTGGGAATTTACAGTGACAGGCTCATCCTCATACTCAAGTACGAAATCATGAGTGCCTTTTTAGTGATCTTAAAAGTATTTAATTATGTCAGGATAGAGCCTTAGTCTTACGTTTGTGTTTTTATAATCTAAATCAGTTCCATTTTTTATACTCTTCCTATTTTCGCAAAGAAAAGCCTCTGTTAGACCTAACTCGTCGCTCTCTGTTGTCCTTGTGGGAATGGAACACTTCCTCTTGTTCCCACATTTGTGCTGTGATTGGATTGTTTCTTCCTGCCTTCCTGATAATTAGACTTGCTTATGCTATATAGGGAAAGATATAACATCAAGATTTTCAAGTAGCATCTGCCACCCCACCGACCTCTTCCATCCAGCTTTGTCCTACAATTGCTTCATTCTTTGCAAATTCTTCTTTTCCCTATCTGTTTAAACATCAGGGTGGATCATTAGCCTATCCTCAAGTGTCGTAGACACATTTAGACTGAGTGAATGCATTCTAAATATTTCTGTAATAGAGGTCAGGATATGGTTAAATCACCTTTGTAGAATCATATATTTTACTTAGATTTATTGCACTTAAAAGTGATTCATTATGAGTGATCTAGTCCATGATGGTAACATAGCTGCTCCTTTTCCCAGATGGAATTGATGGTACGTGAGACATGTAGCTGTTTTCGGTGGTGGACCTGTCATCTATTCTTCATTTGAGTTTTATAGATTGAACACTGTTGAAACTACTTTAGATGATCTATTCATAATAACTATTTGAAGTTTTGGTATATTTATAAGTTTGTACAAACCTTCTGGAAAGTGTCCTTAGCTATTCTATTAACATAAGTTCAAAACCAGATTTCATTAATGCCATTcataaatattatcttatttgTTGAGATTAGGTTGCTGCACTTGTTTGTTGGTTGGGATTAAGTgatattattatcatcatctctGCTTTATTTTCACATTGTAGAATGGTTTCTGCTGATAACATTCTGATTGAGTGCATTCTCTGTTGGCATAGAGTTTGGTCAATCGGTTCCGAGGTGACTTGTTAGGGATCATATGATAATGAGGAGTGTTCAAAATCAATATGATGGAAGCAGCCAGCAAGGACATGTAGATTGTTATTTGAAAACGAAGTGACACTTCTAACAgcagaaaagctgattttgattCTTACTAGTAATGAGATTGTTTTCTCTAAGGTCTGAAATAagaattttattgttatttaactTTATTCTTATATGATCCCAACAGACATAACCATCACAATCATCTATCACTTTCCAATTTACTTGCTTCTTGTGATTCTTTCCCTCCTCTGCTGGCTGGCTGGCTGGTCACTGTGAAATTACAACATTTTGCTATTAATACATGTGATGGTCCGGGTGCTTCTTTACTTCGTATGACCACTGAggtcatgtttttttttcttttttttctatacAATATTGGGGCTGTGGGGATGGGGATGACATGATTTAAAACTCGAGTCAAACGGATGTGTGACAAGAGCATTAACCACTACTTGACAAGATCCGATGTCAAGTTTTCAGAAATTCAAATAATCAGTTTTCTGTCTGATAAAAGCAAAGCCGAATGTTGAAACATGCCAATCAACAACGTATATGCCGTTTTCAAGGTAGATTTGGAAACCACCAAAAGCTTGTCAAAGTTGTAGTTTAACGTAACTATTATAAAAGCATTGTAGTAAAATAAATTGTTGAATGGAATTTAAGGAAATCCAAAccaattctttattttttataataccaTGGCCTTTCCTCCCTCTTTTAATATCTTCTCATATTTTCTTCACTGTTATTGTTTTTcatacagaaaaagaaaagaaatttttaCAACCCATTTTCTATCAGAAAGTTGTTTTTATTTGGGTTGTAAACTCGAGTTATTGGAATAATCTAATACGTAAGGATAAATCGGACACCAAATATCTTATTAAGTTGGTATCACGGATCAATCATGTCCAAATCagtcataaaattattaaaatactctttcatatacaaattcaattatatattttataagggagtgtttttttttaatataaataataaaatttgaataattaactttatcattataataaaaaaaattatgtatcaatttacataatatttttcatctatatcataaatttaattgtttttataagGATTATAATCCACTTTGGATAAAGAATTGTTGAGCTTCAGTTTTCCAACGTTGTATTAAAGTAAAACTTGGATTGTATTCATAACCCCACTTTCTCGGTTTTTGACAACCTATAAATTTGGTTGGAATTATTAACGAAAATTAAAACTGACTTTAGTTCTTTTCATAATTTTCTTCTTCACTTACAACTtcgttttgttttcttttagaaAGAGACAAAAAAAGTGAAGAACAACAAAAATGATAACAATCTTACATCAAAgcctacttttatatttttctataccatttcttttttatttttaatttagtaatatCAATTTAGttcaagaaagaaaaatatgGCTAGTGTTCACTTCTTGTGTAGCTTGACAAGTTTCCTAGAAACATACTTGATGTTTCTATACAATCTGGGATGGTTTTGGCATCTATCATTGTTTCAAGTGGACCAATTTCTTGCTCACCATCTGGAAACATGAACATCTTGCAGCAACAAAGTGAAACTTGTGCCATCTGAGTGAGGGCTAATCCCAAGAACAAGATGGGGCCTTGAACATGTTGGGTAATAATTCATTCTTATGCCCCGTTTAAGCTCCCCTTGTAAACTTTTCAACTCATCTCTTTTTAACCCCATTAATACTGAAAGGTTTGCTTGGATTTCCTCACCTATCTTTTGCATTTCTCTCGAGTATTCTTCCAGTGCTTCTCTACAATCCATAGGAAAATCAACACGACATAAGATATGTTACAAGTATATAATACTTGAAATGATACAGACACACGAATTATCAATCCTTTCGGGGATCTACATGGGATTGTTACATACTTGAAACCTGGTAAAGAGAGGGGCCAAAACTTGAAGTTCCTGTTTTGAGAAGAGAGAGTGATTAAATAAATCATGTCAGacctgtaataggcccaatttttTAGGGcccaaaatcataaataaataaaaacaaaaataaaaaaaatgtctaaaattacaaccaaaatttaaCTTAGCCCACTAAACCTAAACAGACTCTAAACCCAGTTTTCTAGGCCCAAATTAGCCTAGCCCAAACTCGATTACAATAGAAGGGGAAACCCTAGCAGCAGCCTTCTGCCCTTGCGGCGCAACCAAACCAGATCCCCGCGCGTGCTGCGCCTTCGCGCCGAGTCCACGCGCCCCTTCTCCAGACCGTACCTGCACACAAACAAACAAGCAGGAACGAACGAAATAGTAGGAAAGAGatggattttgattttttttcttttcttttcaattcggcTACATAAGGCCGATTCCAATGTTGTAAAAAAGGCTCCTTTTTTGGTTGGAGAGATAAGAAATAAAAAACAGAAGATTGGAGGGAGTTTTTTTTTCCGTTTTTcactgttttctttcttttttttacttctttgtTGCGAACACACACACATGCACACTAAAATacagaaaaaggaagaaaaaaaaaacaagtcagATTTGAGAAGGTGATTTTGAGTTTTATTTTCCTCTCTCGTTTTTTTAGTTCTTTGAGTTATTTTATTTACTGcctaagaagaagaaaagaaagaagagttaAAGGTTTTTACCTTTGTTGCGAAGCCGTACCCTCATCCTCTTTGCCGTGATCAGAGAAAGGGTGGGGGATCGGAAATCTTTTGCGCGGCTGGGGTTGAAGTGGCGCTGAGAGAGGGGGGCGtttgttttttatgtttatttatttatttatttttcgttttttgaaaaatgaagatgTGGCTGCAAATTTAGGGTTTTACTTTTGACCCTTGCATGATGtacgaaacggcgccgtttggagtctgatcagtgtctccaaaacggtgccgtattGGCCCTGTAACCCGCGtgtgtgacccgacccggggaggatctgcgtaattttattaattggtcCATTTGCACCACTAGTCCCTCACTTTTATTGCGCGCTACAATCaagttcttttatttcttttttaaatttaacctcttatttcatttttgtttcactTTAGTCCTTCTCATAACGCAGCGTTCCGAGGTGTTGGGATTATTTCCCCTTTTGATCCCTCATGTTATTCGCGCGCttcattttagtcctttcttttttatttatttcagatttattcCTAGATTTCTGTTTTAATTCCAAATTAGTccattgttttattaattagtttaatattaatttattattattatttgttgttgTTATTAACATTATTGTCATACTTAGTTGCATTTTCGGttacttattttatatatatatatcactttATTATGCActgttatttttaaattcttttattttattattatcatacattaTCATTTTAAGTTTGTGATGAACTATATGGTTGTTTAATCcaatacaatatattttaataacttctatcttataatatatttttaaaaaagccACTTTTATATATTTCATCTTCAAAGATTTATATGATAGTatccttatttaatatttttatattttcatgtatacaatttatattaaattatttttactatatatatatcattGATTTCATACTATTCTAGTTACTACCTTTAAATTTCCCTTtggatttatttatatatacacatactttatTTTTGTAAACCTTAAAATTATTACTTATATAGAGTATGTTTTATTAACTCTATTTGGAATCTAATACAAGTTCATAtatgtttcttttaaatttcgATGTTCGTAATTTATTGATTATCATTTATTCTCTTGTTTTTTGGTACTGAAGGATTAATTGTCAATGTTATGGTTTTTTTAATGTTGATAATTATGTTTGCATGGTTTGAGATATGTGATTATGGAGGTTATGTACATTATATCATTTCGTTTATGTTGATAGATTACTCGAGTTCATTAGCATGCTTTTTAGGATTATGAGTTATCCTTTCgcgttgtacattattattcagtcgtttttttttgttcaaaatcgttttattcaaaaaaaaactttcaaaataaagcAAATACTCGACATTTGGAATCTtcgaaaattgagccctaacgtattgggctccAATTGTcttcgtcgaatctaaataatcaagaatatgctttaatcaaaacacataaataaaagcttattctcgggaatttgacgcgttgtgtcctaacgcattgaatATGACGTATTGTTTTCTTGAGACGAAGatttttataacaaataaaaataaagacaatattcgatatttaggaattttgtgaaatcgagccctaacttactgggtcttgattttctcatttaacccaaataatcggatatccttctcaaaatgcataggttttaaaatttaaaagataaacttaattttgaagattaaaaatattacgccctaactcactgggtgtgacattttatttctttgaaataagagtgtttcattattcaatttatttaagttaaaagaatcatattttaaaatcttttcaaaatttcgacactaagacattaaacaatcaattcggtaccaattttgggcgtcacgagggtgctaacccttcctcgtgcgtaactgactcccgaacctgttttctcaaaattcgtagacctaaaattattttcaaggtgatctgatcacaccacaataaaagatcggtggcgactcccgttttcattttaaaagtcgatccccgtttttcaaacagaaaatggtttcgacagcttggcgacttcgCTGGGGAGACatttagagagtcaagccgtaaaattgattgtttcttGTCTTattatcgaaaattgaaaatttgatttgaaaattacgatcctctctttgcatttgtttgtataattattgttttatacCTTGGCATCATATTAAATAAAGACTGTTAGTCTttcccttttaagtgggagtgagaagctactccttcgtgaggttttcaccttcgtgcaGGATAGTTGATCACTTTCGgagtacatccgtacctatgtcttcgtgagattttcatctccgtgcagccatagggaaatgtattcccctgagcCGAActtggtctgtatgagcctataatgggtgaagatcgatgaacctgctggttcgggtaccttatctTTAGAACCAAAACTCATATAGTGGACTttggaacttaacctaggtagagccactccaaatctCTAGTGGTCACCCgactaggtacttttgttttccttgcttGTTTACATTTTCTACTAACCCCTCTTGTCGTGTTTTGATTGAGattacattgcatttgcatcttagaaaggagatattgattcaagtttgattACTAACTTAGAAAGTTTGTCATGGAATACGGGTTCTTTGATAAAGTGAAAAATAATACGGTTGCCTGACTATATTATGAGAAGCACAAGAAGAGCGATGGAACAGTTCGTGACCTTACTTCGTGGCCTAAGGATTCAAGACGATCGTATGAGAGCCTTCGACGTTCCAAAGAAGTTGACGAGCCTTAGGAAGACGGATAGATggtggatcgcgaccaagatcaagaaaaggagctaGCAATGGCATATATTAGCGAGATTACCTCAAACGTGtggatgaagaaaaagatcgatattgtctcttggaatataagaGCGAACCCGTACATGCctctgctttatgtaaaggaatttgctttctagaaaagttttctaaatgtaattgaatcagattcaacttctctttaggcattcatttcatgcatttgcattacatgcatGAAAATCCATTAAAAgagtctaattgaataaatttatttcacCTAAgctggaaaaccaaccaacccaACACCCTTACGGTATCCAAGCAAAGGTTAAAGAAATAGAACAAAGGTTGGAAAAATTAGAGCTAATGCAGACACAGATGCAGGAGCAATTGACTGAATTTCAACAGGAGATgagagatcagatgctagaattacgGAGAACCATGATGAGCCagttcaaccgattgctagctAGAGAGTTAGAAAAAAGGAAAGACTCGGTAGTCCACTTTGGGGTTGATAATGAGGATCTTGCCAATTCCCTAGATTATACTCCGACAAGTGTCCAAGTCCAGCCAGATGGGCGTCCACAAGGGGCACTCTTTACTATCAGATCACAACAGTATCAGACTGGTACAGCAACACCCGTGGGTTGCTTGACAGACCCAAGGTCCAATTTGAGGAACAATTTTCTTGTTGCTCTCGATAACCCAGCTGAAGCAAAGCAGGCGAGGGTGGAGTACCTAGGTACTACAAAGGCCCCGAGGAAGAAGGGGAATAAATGGGATAATGCAGGCAGttataacaagggccactcaaaaccaatcactgcAGGCCGACCAAAGACGAAACCACCAGCCATCAGAGCCCTTTAAAGCAAGAATCTGGAatgaaaccaggtactgagaagctccaatTCATaccaattccgatgtcatatagTGAGTTATATCGAAGATTATTTGATGCATGTGTGGTGTCCCCCTTCTACTTAAAGCCTATAGAGcccccgtaccccaaatggtatgacgtgAACGCACAATGCgactaccatgcgggaattatggggcattcaatagagaattgcattgccttcaagaaactggttgaaaaaCTCATTAACATAGGTGTTGTCAGATTTGATGATTCGTCTAGTGCAGAAAATCCACTACCCAATCATACTAATAATGGGGTAAACATGAGAGCAGGAAGGAGATTAGTTATCTCTGATTCAGGTGGAAACTATGAAAGACAAGACACcattgtgagttccatcacgagaAGGGGTACGAGACCCAAGAGAGTGTAAAATTCAAGGCCTTGGTTCAGGGCATGATGGACGACAAGAAGATGAAGCTCTGTGAGGAAATTAAAGAGGAGAAAAACATACA is a window of Gossypium hirsutum isolate 1008001.06 chromosome D08, Gossypium_hirsutum_v2.1, whole genome shotgun sequence DNA encoding:
- the LOC107929331 gene encoding protein NONRESPONDING TO OXYLIPINS 2, mitochondrial isoform X1, encoding MASICNRFISRSSPFIKSAVRSNGPKSSFSRSAAAPSISSPLPSPSISPLRRFSSRCPSELGSVQSLLPLHSAVAVARMTSCLSTTSRSCRALSQDGIDEFGQSVPR
- the LOC107929331 gene encoding protein NONRESPONDING TO OXYLIPINS 2, mitochondrial isoform X2 → MASICNRFISRSSPFIKSAVRSNGPKSSFSRSAAAPSISSPLPSPSISPLRRFSSRCPSELGSVQSLLPLHSAVAVARMTSCLSTTSRSCRALSQGTLCCTYPGL
- the LOC107929331 gene encoding protein NONRESPONDING TO OXYLIPINS 2, mitochondrial isoform X3, yielding MASICNRFISRSSPFIKSAVRSNGPKSSFSRSAAAPSISSPLPSPSISPLRRFSSRCPSELGSVQSLLPLHSAVAVARMTSCLSTTSRSCRALSQEFGQSVPR